Genomic DNA from Solanum dulcamara chromosome 4, daSolDulc1.2, whole genome shotgun sequence:
GAGAGGTGTCCATTTTCGAGAATCAATTTGGATTCATATGGGGACGATCAACTACTAAAGCCATCCATCTTGTGCGGAGACTAATGGAGAAATATAGGAAAAGAAAGAGGGACCTACATATGGTGTTCAgaccttgaaaaggcttatgaaaAGGTCCTGAGGAATGTCCTCTAGAGGTgcttggaggctaaaggtgtctcAATAGAGCGATAAAGGACATGTACAATGGAACCAACACTCGGGTTAGAACGGTGGGAGGAGACTTGGAGCACTTCCCAATTGAGACGAGGCTGCACAAGGGATCAGTTCTTTGCCctttcctatttgccttggtgatgaatGAGTTGATGCGGTTTATTCAAGCGGAGATTccatggtgtatgttatttgcagatgacataatattgattgatgagacatgagacaaagttaatgctaggttggaggtttggagacaaattCTTAGGGCTGGGCATATTTTGGTTCAAACCGATAAAACCGAACAAACTGAACTTTTTTTAAtttcggttttttcggtttATTCGATCGGTTTCGgtgttaaattttaaaatttagttaTTCGGTTCTATTTTTCGTtttctaaataaattatttcgGTTAATCAAAAACCGAATTTTAGATTATAcacaatatatattataaatttatacaCCCAAATCCAGTCCACCAGGCCCAAATTTATGCACCCATGGCCCAAATCCAAATCTAAAATCCCTAATATCACACCCTTTTAAAGGTCCAATGATGACAAAAGTCGCATTCTCACTCTCGTCTCACAATCTGGTGCCATCGGCTTCATTTTTCCTTTGTtacaaagattttttttttgttgctcatATTCCGTTTGATGGATTAGATGATTTATGTGAAGAAAACAACTAAAAATGcattctttataattttttgaggGAGCTACTATTAATCTTCACTTGTTGGCTGTTGCTAATAATTTGTTcatttttagttattaatttGTTGCTAATACTATAGTTAGTACTCATAATTCATTAGTTTAGTTTGGAAATtccatttttaaaatattaaaccaaTTTTGAAGGTCCAGTGATGGCAAATAAAGGACTCAATATGATGCTACTCAAACCAAAAAATCGAACCGAAATTGTAAAAATCGAACTAAACCGAATTTATTCCAGTTTGGTTTCGGTTAACATTTCACAAAATCGAAAATCGAAAAATCGAATCGAATTTCACAAACCGAACCGATCGAACACCCATCCCTACAAATCCTagagtccaaagggttcaggTTGAGGAGGACCAAAACGAAatatttggagtgcaaatttagtgtGACGTTGGATGAAGCGGACGTGGAGGAGGGCTTGCCTCTAGAATCTTGTGTTATAAGaaggtaccacctaaacttaaaggttaAGTTCTAAagagtggtggttagatcgTCCTTTTTGTATGAGATGGAGTGTTGGCCTGTCAAGAACTCAAAGGTTTATAAGATGCATGTTGCAGAGATGAGGacgttgagatggatgtgtgtgcatactaggagcgacaagattaggaatgaggttatccGGCATAAGGTTGGAGAGACTTTTGTGCTGGGCAAGATGAGGGAAACGGGACTGTTATAGTCTGGGCATGCGCAAAGGAGGTGCACTGAAGCCCCAGTgaagaggtgtgagaggctagTTGTCGGGGGTACATGAAGGGGTAGAGGTAGAccgaaaaaatattggggagagttAATTAGATAGAACATGACACAACTTCatattaccgaggacatgactctAGATAGTAAGGTGTGGAGGTCGCGTATTAGTGTAGAAGGTTAGTAAGGGTAGAGAGTGTTGTCTTGCCTTGCTAACGTTGTTGCGTAGTACAAGTTGTACCCTTGTAGTTTTTGTcatgttgtttattgtgtttcAGTTATCACTcatttgttgttgttactgtttttTTCTTGTTGACTTTATACTGCTTCCGTATTAATTGCTATGCTTTCtccattgttttcttctttttgtacttgagtttgatgcacttgagccgagggtctctcgaaaacaacctctctatctccacgAGGTAGTAGTAAGGCCTgagtacactctaccctccccagacccgaCTTAGTGCGATTTcaatgggtatgttgttgtatctAGTACTACCCTCTTAGAGATAGAGACCATTAGTAGTGAGGCTCAACCTTTACACCTTAGCGCCTACACTAGAGCGCTACTTAAGCAAAGCAAAGAGCAACCTGATTTCAACGGAGCTTTAGAGCTTAAACACACCTCAAATGAACCTTAACAACACTGGTTGTTAGTGCTTTTTCAGTGTCCAATTGATATCGTGCTGTCCACATTTAACCTTTCTCTTCTACATCATTAAATCTTCTTTTGCTATAAAAAGTTCTTCACTATGAAGTCGACACAATTTTTGTCATCCAAAGTAGAGATTGCcgtatttattttttcttttttctgatTGAATATGAGTGAATGAACAATAGGTTTCTGATTGTATACGAGTGAATGAACGATAGTTTTAAAAACTTCCTTTGTTTATCTGCTAGAACTGGAATTTCGCCACATTTTTAAAGCCGAAGTGTCTATTATTATCTATAGTTGAGGGAATAAGCATGAGGAGAATGATGTTGCCTTTACAGTCACGGCTGCCAATTGTGAAGAAAGCTAATTTGACCGAGTTGCATGCACTAGGAATGAGATATACCTGTATACGTGTTCATTGTTTGGCTATCTAAGTGCTGGTACCTTAAAGCTTATGTTGGTGCTTGAAATTTCCTGAAGTTTTGCTTACTTTTGTATTGCGTGTGACCCAGGACTTTCGATATCTTCTATTTCAGAAAAAACAGGACTTTCGATATCTAATGAGGACACTGGAGATGAGTTGAACTGGCTTGTTgctagagttttttgataccATATATAGTCAATGGCTCGTAAAGGTAACCGACAGAAGTACAGAAAAGGAGTTTCAGATTCTGGATCTGGATTGCTAAATGAGAATGAAAACAGTAATCTGACTGAGGCAGAAGGAAAAAATGCTGAAGAACCTTTTAATGGCAACCTTTCTGGCATATCTTTAACCGAGAGCTTAAACAATACACATGAAAGTGAAGGCAAGAAGAAAAGCAAGCACAAATCTAGAAGatcaattaaaaaggaaaaggaaggTACTGATGCATTGTCGATTGCAGAGGAAACAGGGCCTGAAGGCACTGATGCAGGAATTTTCCAAAGTCATAAAAGTAGAGGAGTGGATCCCGAGTCAAGAAAAGGAGTTGACACATCAACACAGACTTGTAACCACTCAGATAACTCAAAGGGATGTTTTGATCACGTAGGAACAGGACTGGATGGAGACAATACattagaaaattttaaagtgTCTATTATGGTTGTTTTTAGGAACTTGATGATGTTGGCTCTGTGTGCCTCAAAGTTATCAATTCAGTGGTTAGAGAGGTGGAGACCTTTGCTTGACCCTTTGAAGAGCAATTTATTAGTTGCGACTGGGTATGTTCAAGGAAAGGTTCAGCAAGCATACCCTATAGTGGTTAGGTGGATCATGCATTTTGGAAATATAATGCTTTTATTATCAATGGTTTGGTTGGATTGTGCCCTTAGAGGAATTGAGTCCTTTCTATGTATGGGGATGACATCAATTCTCTCAGTCATCTGGTGTGGTGTTCTTTCTTTGATTGCAGGTGCTAAATTCAAGTTTCTATTAATTTTGGTAAGCATCGAGCTTCTTTTCATGTATGGAAAGCAACATTGTCTACCCCTGAAATGATAAAAGGTGTTTGTAAGCATGAATATCTAACCCTAATTGCTTCTCAGGTTTGGGTTGACTAAAGAATGATTTCCTGCTGAACCAGAAATAGTTTTGAGGAGCTCTGATTTTTTCTTTTCGAAGTCACTGAATTAAGCGATTTATAATAAGTGTGtgaatttgttttaaaaaaaaaaattggacataAATCATTGTATCCACTTCTGACTTTGTCCATTTCATGCTTTAGGGTTCTAATAGTTATCTTTTACTGATTTTGATTCTGTATACTTTGTTCCATCGCCTTCAGTTGACACTTGAATTGCTGAAGGTGGTCACAACAGTTTTTaagtgaaatattttttttctttctgggGACCTACCTATTTCTTCAGCAGTGTCCTAGACTGCACTTTGATCAATTAGTATATTGATTTTGTGGAGTTCCTATGGTCATTCTCTGTCTTTGtgttttctttctaattcttGATTAGATTCCTTTCCTTAAACTGCATAACTTCTATGAAACATTTCAATATCTTGCTGTAATGAATTGCTATTGACATTCAGGCAGCAGTTGCTGTTATTGGACTTCTTACTGGGTTCATCATCGCAGTTCTAGGAGTTGCTGCAGCGAGTATCAGTTACTTGTGGTTCTATGGAAGATTTTGGGCAGCAGTTCTTCTGGTCTTGAGTGGAGGTGATTGTTTTCAAGTTTAGTGTTGAGTAGGGGTGGCAAAATGGGTAAAATTTATGGTTATCCGCTCGGCCCAACCCATTTTAAATGGGTTGGTTATCCAATCAGTTAAAAGTGGATCAAATATAGCCCAACCATCATAAAATATGGACAACCCAATAGGTATCCACCAATTACACTCCTTAAAGTATGTAAGAATGTAGGAACCTCTAAAAAGTACACTtattaagggtgtgtttggtctgaagaataatattttcaatttcttcatGTTTGGTTCATTTGaatgttttggaaattttttaaaaatggacTTACTTTCCtctaatttaagaaaaatgacttccATACATAAAGTAAGGAACAAAAAGTTCAAAACTTTCCACTaatcagaaaaatattttctcggAAAACGTGAAAATATGTTCCTGCATACGGAACACACCctaaaaggagaaaaagattaagaattttatttttgtaatttggaaGTACTAATTTCTTTATGTAAGAAGCAATAGATAATATGGATATCCATATTATCGATTGGGTTTACCCATTTTTATCCAAATCAAATATGGGTCGGTCgaatattttatccattttcACCTGACCCATTTTTGATCAACCCATATCCGACTCGACCCACTTGTTTGCCACCCCTAGTGTTGGGCATTTCTTTCTACTTTTTTCACATTGATTCCAGTTTTATATCCACTAAGTGTTGTTCTTCTTTAAATGTAGGAGCTCTTTACAGGTTGAACCATGAACGGCTTGCAGTGTTTGTCATAACTTTGTATTCTGTATATTGCGCATGGACATATGTTGGATGGATTGGTTTGATCTTCGTTTTGAATTTGTCATTTATTTCGAGTGATGTTCTCATATTCTTCTTAAGAAACAATGTAAATGAGCGAAGAAGGGCCCACAGCTTTTCTGATCAAACAACTGGAGTACAAGGTGAACCTAGCTTCTGTTCTAGTGGATCAGTGCCTCCAGCTGCTGATGATGGGTACGTTCATCCCGTCGATCGTGAAACTGGCATCCCTTCAACTAGTGGATCTGATGCTGAGATGACTTCCGAAGATGAAGTTCTCAGATTGTTAAAGAGTACAGATCACTATTCAGCACTGGGCCTAATGCGATTCCAGAGTATAGATGCTTCAGTTCTCAAGAGAGAATATAGGAAAAAGGCAATTCTTTATACCCTCCTGAAATTCACTCAAAAAATATCCGTCTCTGATTTTTCTGGACATCATGCTTTTTGAAGTCTGATAATGCTTTCATTAGAAATGCCCTGCTATTGAAGTGAAATTACTAATCAGCTAAATTATATCTCTATTAGGCAATGCTGGTCCATCCTGACAAAAATATGGGTAATGAAAAGGCTGCTGAAGCTTTTAAGAAACTTCAAAATGCCTATGAGGTACAGGTTCTGTTCTgtgatttgagttctccatctGGTATTCATCCTGCACTTGATAAGAATTGGATTGTTTCAGGTTTTACTTGATTCCTTAAAAAGAAAAGCATATGATGATGATTTGAGGAGGGAAGAGCTGGTAAATTACCTTCGTCGGTTTCAAAGTCCTTCTCAAAAGGTTGAAATTAATATAATTGAATCATCTAATTAGTTCATCGGAAGtcagattttttatattttatgtataagcCAGATACGCAGTGAGATCAGCAAAGagatttttgtttcaatttgtgCTATTTCCTTTGTGTCGAATTAACTTCCTTTTCTACAAGAGAAACACACTTTAAATGATATCTAACTGAAATAAGAGAGTGGTCAAGTCCTTGCAAATCTCATGTTTTGTAAAAGAGCTAAGCCTTTAGTCCTTCGTTTTCTTTCGAAAAAGAGGGCTTAGTTTCATCTTTTGCCAAAGAACCCATCCGGAGAAAAGTTTCTTAACAGGAACAGCTTTAAGTAATAATGGGTTTTCTATGCAGTCTTAAGTCTCAACTCTTTTGCCTCTTTGCCAGTTTTACTCGAATATATATGAATGAGCTCCAGTAGGTTCATCATATAAGTGATGCATCCATCAGTAAATGTCTATCTTCCAGTGCAATTTATGTCAACTTTCTATTGTAGGTCCCAGGTTGTATTTAAGAAAGTATCATCTTGTTTCAGGAAATATGTTTGGATAGTACTCCTGATAGTGTGAATGTAATGTTTGATTATACTTTGACTTGACTCTGGGTCATGCTTAACCCTTATCTCAAATAATTTCAGGGTAAAGGCTATGGCTTCTTCACCTCTGGCTTCACACAGACAGAAGCTGAGGGCGAGGATCCTCTTGGAGAAGCTCGACGACTTACTTGCAAAAAGTGTGGCAACTTTCATGTCTGGGTTGTCACTAAGAAAACAAAGTCCAAAGCAAGATGGTGCCAGGTTTGCCCTCCAGTCACAGTATAAGCATGTTATGAATTCTTGAATTCTGTGCACTTTAAGCATACATAGGTTGTCTTCCTCCTCTCCAGCTTAGGTTCTTGCAAGGACATTTATCTTTTTCTCTTCCATTCATAGGAATGCAAAGATTTTCATCCAGCAAAAGATGGAGATGGATGGGTTGAACAGCCTTCACATCCATTCTTTTTTGGAATGCTACTGAAGGTATCAACTAATTTGATCAAAAAGGAAGAATGAAAAAGCTTTTGAGGAGACTATCTTTCATGATGAATCTcttctttaaatattttgttttctcTGTAGTTCTTACCTCTATCTCTCATCCTTGTGTATATGTTACACTACTGACCTCCTCCAATCTGCACAGGTAGATAATCCTGTTGCCTATGTTTGTGCTGATAGCAGGATCTATAACGCAACTGAATGGTATATCTGTCAGGTAAAGTTTTTCTTCTCATCATCTGATAAAAATTTTCGACGTTTCTTGGATGTGGAATGGAATTGGTCTGGGAATTGGGAAGAACTTGTTCATAGCACTATAAAGGTCAAAAGTGCATTACTGCAGCAGCTATCATTGATTCTTTTGGCTTTTTATCATCGCGATAATAAGGTGTGGACTTCGCTAGCTTTCTGCAAATCTCATAGGAGAACAAAAGTTAATTGTGTGGTTGGGGCTCACATATCCCAATTGAATAGTGCTTTATGTCTGTTCATTTTTTTGGGGAGGGAAGGGGGTCTGTGTGAGTCTGATTGTAATGCCATCAATAGTTATTTGTTAATCATGGACCAACTTCAGTTTTGTCTTCCATGGGGTACTATACTGTTCTTTTCTCCATATTTAGGAAAGATCAACTCCCATGAATGAGGATTTTTCTGAGCGGACAGAAAATGCTCATATACAGGAATAATTAGCACTGTAGAATCATAGATTGGGTCTTATCCAAAAATATGGATCCCCTGTTTGCTTCTATGTTCCCACTACTGGTTTGAG
This window encodes:
- the LOC129887376 gene encoding uncharacterized protein LOC129887376 — translated: MARKGNRQKYRKGVSDSGSGLLNENENSNLTEAEGKNAEEPFNGNLSGISLTESLNNTHESEGKKKSKHKSRRSIKKEKEGTDALSIAEETGPEGTDAGIFQSHKSRGVDPESRKGVDTSTQTCNHSDNSKGCFDHVGTGLDGDNTLENFKVSIMVVFRNLMMLALCASKLSIQWLERWRPLLDPLKSNLLVATGYVQGKVQQAYPIVVRWIMHFGNIMLLLSMVWLDCALRGIESFLCMGMTSILSVIWCGVLSLIAGAKFKFLLILAAVAVIGLLTGFIIAVLGVAAASISYLWFYGRFWAAVLLVLSGGALYRLNHERLAVFVITLYSVYCAWTYVGWIGLIFVLNLSFISSDVLIFFLRNNVNERRRAHSFSDQTTGVQGEPSFCSSGSVPPAADDGYVHPVDRETGIPSTSGSDAEMTSEDEVLRLLKSTDHYSALGLMRFQSIDASVLKREYRKKAMLVHPDKNMGNEKAAEAFKKLQNAYEVLLDSLKRKAYDDDLRREELVNYLRRFQSPSQKGKGYGFFTSGFTQTEAEGEDPLGEARRLTCKKCGNFHVWVVTKKTKSKARWCQECKDFHPAKDGDGWVEQPSHPFFFGMLLKVDNPVAYVCADSRIYNATEWYICQGMRCPVNSHKPSFHVNTSVTLKNSNGKRSSSGQKGGMPMPNMEETMTEEEFVEWLQNAVQAGMFDDFDGSTPQSPSTPAGSTSKSTSTSNGSGSGNKRKKKGKKQW